One window from the genome of Spirosoma rhododendri encodes:
- a CDS encoding VCBS repeat-containing protein: protein MKFWLAVPFLLSLYACNQSTPLFTRADPARTGVQFTNQLQETRTENILAFEYFYNGAGVAAGDLNNDGHVDLYFTGNQVSNKLFLNKGNASFDDVTAKAGVAGRAGGWKTGVTLADVNADGWLDIYVSYSGLRPDSLRRNQLFINNKNLTFTDRAAEYGLADSGYSVQANFFDYDRDGDLDCFLINHNLKNYQRKEASVMRTERDYNAGDKLFRNMTVERQKGDIATGPLFVDVSEQAGIKGNPLGFGLGVSVSDVNGDGYPDVYVSNDFVEDDYLYINQKNGTFRDELRDRVDHTSYSAMGMDMADVNNDGRSDIMTLDMLPESNARQKLLPWPDNWNVYQAQLRNGFWHQNMRNMLQIQQTNGQFAEVGQLAGVSATDWSWGVLLADFDLDGYKDIFVSNGILRDFTNADFVKFSDQMPGTDVLEQIKQMPTTQTKNYIFRNNQNLTFTNEQKAWGFDEPTTSNGCAYADLDSDGDLDLITNNLNEPARIYLNQERETKATPYLAVKLTGPNTNPFGIGATVTVAVDGKAQRQERYPTRGYESCSHGDLVFGLGAEPKQISVTVQWPDGRNQTISVVKPDQVLVLDYGKASDIAPTVPTTANPLFSSANGPAYVHKVDSTSNFDRQVLLPMQYSASGPRMAVGETNGEQLVFVAGNAQNSGQLFRQTANGTFQPEQLAGVADATTNDACFADFNGDGRVDLYLANGGYGVAEAARRQDQLWLWTPAGFVRQPLPAESLNSSCVKTLDVDLDGDLDVFVGGGIRPFRFPADDESMLLVNDGKAHFTAQSLGRLGMLTDAAVLDVDKDKFPDLVLVGEWMPVTVLLNQKGKLSADSRKVYNELAGWWNRVEPADLDGDGDLDLVVGNLGLNTPIRASADQPARLTYDDFDQNGTLDFFMSYLIDGKRYPAYSRDEICEQVPSLRKKFTNYQSFADATIETCFDEQQLKQAKNWEINELQTMVLENRNGTLIPHPLPTIAQASPVYGILTDDFDHNGTTDLLLMGNNSRMRLRIGKVDANHGLVLSNNRNWQFSEVPTDKTGLFVRGDVRDVKQVRNTVLIGVCNGTVQAKRLGGSSQLVASKH from the coding sequence ATGAAATTCTGGCTCGCTGTACCGTTCCTCCTTTCCCTGTACGCCTGTAATCAGTCGACTCCGCTGTTCACGCGGGCTGATCCGGCCAGGACGGGAGTGCAGTTTACTAATCAGCTTCAGGAAACCCGAACCGAGAATATTCTGGCCTTCGAGTACTTCTACAACGGAGCCGGTGTTGCGGCTGGCGACCTGAACAACGACGGTCACGTCGATCTGTACTTCACGGGCAATCAGGTCAGCAATAAGCTATTTCTGAACAAGGGTAATGCTTCGTTCGACGACGTGACGGCAAAGGCAGGCGTAGCTGGCCGGGCGGGGGGCTGGAAAACGGGCGTCACGCTGGCCGACGTCAACGCCGACGGCTGGCTTGACATTTATGTTTCCTATTCGGGGCTGCGCCCTGATTCACTGCGCCGAAACCAACTATTCATCAACAATAAAAATCTGACGTTTACCGACCGGGCAGCTGAGTATGGGCTGGCCGATTCAGGGTATTCGGTACAGGCTAACTTCTTCGATTACGACCGGGACGGTGACCTCGACTGCTTTCTGATTAATCATAACCTGAAAAATTACCAGCGTAAAGAAGCCTCCGTCATGCGGACCGAACGCGACTACAACGCGGGCGATAAGCTGTTTCGGAATATGACCGTTGAACGGCAGAAAGGAGACATAGCAACCGGTCCGCTGTTTGTCGACGTGTCGGAGCAGGCCGGAATAAAAGGCAATCCACTGGGGTTCGGGCTGGGTGTATCTGTCTCCGACGTGAACGGGGATGGCTACCCGGACGTGTACGTGTCCAATGATTTTGTCGAAGACGATTACCTGTACATTAACCAGAAAAACGGCACCTTTCGCGACGAACTCCGCGACCGTGTCGATCACACGTCTTACTCCGCAATGGGTATGGATATGGCCGATGTCAATAACGACGGTCGGTCTGATATCATGACGCTGGATATGCTGCCGGAAAGTAACGCCCGGCAAAAGCTGCTGCCCTGGCCCGACAACTGGAACGTGTATCAGGCCCAACTGCGTAACGGATTCTGGCACCAGAACATGCGCAACATGCTCCAGATTCAACAAACCAACGGTCAGTTTGCGGAGGTCGGCCAGCTGGCGGGCGTGTCGGCTACCGATTGGAGCTGGGGCGTGTTGCTGGCCGATTTCGATCTCGACGGTTATAAGGATATTTTCGTCAGCAACGGTATTTTACGCGATTTCACAAACGCTGATTTTGTGAAATTTTCTGACCAGATGCCGGGTACCGATGTGCTGGAGCAGATAAAGCAGATGCCGACGACGCAGACGAAAAACTATATTTTCCGCAACAACCAGAATCTGACGTTTACCAACGAACAGAAGGCGTGGGGCTTCGATGAACCAACGACATCGAACGGATGTGCCTATGCTGATCTCGACAGCGACGGCGATCTCGATCTAATCACGAACAACTTAAACGAACCGGCCCGCATCTACCTCAACCAGGAGCGCGAAACCAAAGCGACGCCCTATCTAGCCGTTAAGTTGACTGGCCCCAACACTAATCCGTTCGGTATCGGCGCGACGGTTACTGTTGCTGTCGACGGGAAAGCGCAGCGGCAGGAGCGGTATCCGACGCGGGGCTACGAATCGTGTAGCCACGGTGATCTGGTGTTCGGGTTGGGGGCAGAACCGAAGCAAATCAGCGTAACCGTACAATGGCCGGATGGCCGTAATCAGACGATAAGTGTGGTGAAGCCAGATCAGGTTCTGGTGCTTGACTATGGTAAGGCATCGGATATTGCACCAACGGTGCCGACGACTGCTAACCCACTTTTCTCGTCAGCCAATGGCCCCGCCTACGTGCACAAGGTCGATTCGACCAGTAACTTCGATCGGCAGGTGCTGTTGCCAATGCAATATTCGGCATCCGGGCCACGCATGGCGGTGGGTGAAACGAATGGTGAGCAACTGGTTTTCGTAGCCGGTAATGCTCAAAACTCAGGTCAGCTATTCAGACAAACGGCTAATGGTACGTTCCAGCCTGAACAGCTGGCAGGTGTAGCGGATGCCACTACGAATGATGCTTGCTTCGCTGACTTTAACGGCGATGGCCGGGTCGATCTGTACCTGGCCAATGGCGGGTACGGGGTAGCCGAAGCCGCCCGACGGCAGGATCAGCTTTGGCTCTGGACACCTGCCGGGTTTGTTCGGCAACCGCTGCCAGCGGAGTCGCTGAACAGCAGTTGTGTAAAAACGCTCGATGTTGACCTTGACGGTGATCTGGATGTGTTTGTCGGGGGCGGCATCCGGCCGTTTCGTTTCCCCGCCGATGATGAAAGTATGTTACTCGTCAACGACGGGAAAGCGCACTTTACGGCGCAGTCGCTGGGGCGGCTGGGGATGCTCACCGATGCCGCTGTTTTGGATGTCGACAAGGACAAGTTTCCTGATCTGGTGCTGGTTGGCGAATGGATGCCCGTCACCGTATTGCTGAACCAGAAGGGTAAACTCAGTGCGGATAGCAGAAAAGTGTACAACGAACTGGCTGGCTGGTGGAACCGTGTCGAACCGGCCGATCTGGATGGCGACGGGGACCTCGATCTAGTGGTTGGTAATCTGGGCTTGAACACGCCAATCCGGGCGAGTGCCGACCAACCGGCGCGACTGACCTACGACGACTTCGATCAGAACGGTACGCTCGACTTTTTCATGAGTTACCTCATCGACGGTAAGCGCTACCCGGCGTACTCCCGCGACGAAATTTGTGAACAGGTGCCGTCGCTGCGAAAAAAGTTTACCAATTATCAGAGTTTCGCCGATGCTACGATAGAAACCTGCTTCGATGAACAACAGCTGAAACAAGCCAAAAATTGGGAGATAAATGAGTTGCAAACGATGGTGCTGGAAAACAGAAACGGCACGTTGATTCCGCATCCGCTCCCGACGATCGCGCAGGCATCGCCCGTTTATGGAATTCTGACCGATGACTTCGATCACAACGGCACCACCGACTTGCTGTTGATGGGTAATAATTCCCGCATGCGGTTACGCATTGGTAAAGTCGATGCGAACCACGGGTTGGTGCTGAGCAACAACCGAAACTGGCAGTTCAGCGAGGTGCCGACCGACAAAACGGGCCTGTTCGTCCGGGGCGATGTGCGCGACGTGAAGCAAGTGAGAAATACTGTGCTGATTGGCGTTTGCAACGGAACCGTACAGGCCAAGCGGTTAGGTGGCTCTAGCCAATTAGTAGCATCGAAACACTGA
- a CDS encoding RagB/SusD family nutrient uptake outer membrane protein, which yields MNFSKYNTVGVLGAALMMSTISCTNLDDKVFGQLSSTEASPDAVVLDPQATLQGAYAILNNIATNQGGTYAMEEHPSDEMMGPTRGTDWDDFGTWRKLHQHTWDASHQRILEAWNDLNTGAFRATQALSVAGSNTQRAAESRFLRGFFTSYIVDLFGRVPVRQVSDAADANPRVLSRTEATNFVISDLRYAFNNLAAGSAPNVATKEAAATMLAKMYLNKAVYTNSSSPAGPYTFAKSDMDSAVYFSNQVISSSKGFALTSKGKYFDNFHWENDSRSKELIFTIANSSAAQPGNVRNRYYMTMHYNQYVNAWNGFTTLADFYNSFEKSDERLSSQPSDLTSKTGLNAGFLVGQQFVVKPNTTAAVAATDRSGNPLVFTPNVNLGFANEVQGIRVIKYLPQPGAVDAPANDYVFLRYADVLLMKAEAILRGGTDSQGQTALAIVNNLRTTRGASSLSSLDLAGMLAERGREMYWEGWRRSDQIRFGTFLAPVDQRSSTSPATAVLFPFPQQAIDSNPNLAPQNPGYL from the coding sequence ATGAACTTCTCAAAATATAATACAGTAGGTGTGCTGGGCGCTGCTCTGATGATGAGCACAATCAGCTGTACCAATCTGGACGACAAGGTTTTTGGTCAGCTGTCGTCCACCGAGGCATCTCCAGATGCTGTAGTACTTGATCCGCAGGCTACTCTTCAGGGGGCTTATGCGATTCTGAATAATATCGCCACGAACCAGGGAGGCACGTACGCTATGGAAGAGCACCCATCTGACGAAATGATGGGTCCAACGCGTGGTACTGACTGGGACGACTTCGGTACATGGCGGAAACTGCACCAGCATACGTGGGATGCATCGCACCAGCGTATTCTGGAAGCATGGAATGACCTGAACACGGGTGCATTCCGGGCAACACAGGCACTATCGGTAGCGGGGTCGAACACACAACGGGCAGCCGAATCGCGCTTCCTGCGTGGTTTCTTTACCTCATACATTGTTGACCTGTTCGGTCGGGTTCCCGTTCGGCAGGTATCCGATGCCGCCGATGCTAACCCACGCGTGCTGAGCCGTACGGAGGCTACCAACTTTGTTATCAGCGACCTGCGCTACGCATTCAACAACCTGGCAGCAGGTTCGGCGCCGAACGTAGCAACGAAGGAAGCGGCAGCAACGATGCTGGCCAAAATGTACCTGAACAAAGCGGTATATACCAACTCGTCGAGCCCGGCGGGACCGTACACCTTCGCAAAGTCGGATATGGACTCAGCGGTGTACTTCTCTAACCAGGTTATTTCGTCGAGCAAAGGTTTTGCGCTGACGTCGAAGGGTAAGTATTTCGACAACTTCCACTGGGAGAACGATTCGCGCTCGAAGGAGCTGATCTTCACGATTGCCAACAGCTCGGCCGCACAGCCTGGTAACGTGCGGAACCGCTACTACATGACGATGCACTACAATCAGTACGTCAACGCATGGAACGGTTTCACAACGCTGGCGGACTTCTACAATAGCTTCGAAAAATCAGACGAGCGTCTGAGTTCGCAGCCGTCTGACCTGACATCGAAGACGGGTCTGAACGCCGGCTTCCTGGTTGGTCAGCAGTTTGTAGTGAAGCCAAACACGACGGCTGCCGTTGCAGCCACTGATCGTAGCGGTAACCCGCTGGTATTTACTCCGAATGTGAACCTGGGTTTTGCCAATGAGGTACAGGGCATCCGGGTTATCAAATACCTGCCGCAGCCAGGTGCTGTCGATGCTCCGGCCAACGACTACGTATTCCTGCGCTATGCCGACGTACTGCTGATGAAAGCCGAAGCTATCCTGCGTGGTGGCACGGATTCGCAGGGGCAGACGGCACTGGCCATCGTGAACAACCTGCGCACCACCCGTGGCGCATCGAGCCTGAGCAGCCTTGATCTGGCTGGTATGCTGGCTGAGCGTGGCCGCGAAATGTATTGGGAAGGGTGGCGCCGGAGCGATCAGATTCGCTTTGGTACGTTCCTGGCCCCGGTCGATCAGCGGTCTTCGACATCGCCCGCAACGGCTGTTTTGTTCCCGTTCCCGCAACAGGCTATCGACAGTAACCCGAATCTGGCTCCCCAGAACCCAGGGTACTTATAA
- a CDS encoding SusC/RagA family TonB-linked outer membrane protein — MMDKSYLVGRTDAVRCKQSGHILTRLGMLVVLLCALLSTQAVFAQGTTISGKVTDGTGAGLPGVTVQIKGTTKGTTTDGNGTYQLANVPGGSTLVFSSIGYTTQEIAAGSRASVDASLVEDNKTLNEVVVVGYGTQKVKDATGSVSTLSTKEFNKGVIASPEQLLQGRVAGVQITPASGEPGAGINVQIRGATSLRAGNNPLYVVDGVPLDGGDFSSGGVDVGAGGTSTPRNPLAFLNPNDIENISVLKDASAAAIYGARGANGVILITTRKGKVGQSQLNISASTAFSSPLKRYNLLNAADFVNGVKAAGGNASDAAVNAGGNTDWQDVLFRSSVSQIYNASFGGGTETTRYNFSLGYQDQQGVVNKTGQKRITGRINASHDLFNHKVTLAVNATTSNIQDQYTLNNNNAGYNGNIIGAMISANPTYPVRNADGTYYQLAGGGFRNPAAILEYYKDNGVTNRSLANASATWQVLPSVSLKANFGIDNSVQTRSTSIDSRLNAQLTGTIIPNVASANIFADPTTGLGGYAYVNNLNRLSKLVEYTANYNGTVGPGTLEGLLGFSYQTFGTRSNYQVAGNFPYNEADISYLDNIGAAATKNPATGAAITSFGSGSGRSQNDLQSYFGRLNYNFLEKYLVTVTVRADGSSRFGVNNKYGVFPSVAGAWRLSQESFIPKNIFNDLKLRANYGITGNQDFAGGASKIIFTRNADGSQTQQNNPNPDLKWEQNATAGIGLDFSVLKGRLGGSIDYYHREATNTLFQVFYAQPAPVQYRFVNLPGSIVSTGVELSLNFQAVQTQKFTWEIQGNFTTLKNEVKNIGTTVTVGAIDGQGLSGAYAQLVTNGYPPFAFFTPTFTGYDSNGYATYADGGASAYQGSPFPKARLGLTNNFTYGRFNASIFFDGQVGGYIYNNTANALFLKGSLKNGRNVDYAAANSPENGLNPGSVSSRFLEKSDFLRLTNLNIGYTFNLPQGGFAKSLNVSLTGQNLFILSPYTGLNPNVNTVKVLNNVPSLGIDYTPYPTPRTFTLGLNVGF, encoded by the coding sequence ATGATGGACAAATCCTACTTAGTAGGTCGCACCGATGCAGTTCGGTGTAAGCAATCCGGCCATATCCTGACTCGATTGGGTATGCTGGTTGTCTTGTTGTGTGCATTGCTGAGCACACAGGCTGTATTTGCGCAGGGTACGACAATCTCTGGTAAAGTAACGGACGGTACTGGCGCTGGCCTGCCGGGTGTTACAGTGCAGATTAAAGGTACCACGAAAGGAACGACGACCGACGGAAACGGTACCTACCAGCTGGCCAACGTGCCGGGTGGTTCGACCCTTGTATTCAGCTCGATCGGCTACACGACGCAGGAGATTGCCGCTGGTTCGCGGGCTTCGGTCGATGCCAGTCTGGTTGAAGACAACAAGACGCTGAACGAAGTTGTCGTCGTCGGTTACGGTACGCAGAAAGTAAAAGATGCGACCGGTAGCGTATCGACGCTGAGCACCAAAGAATTCAACAAAGGGGTCATTGCCTCGCCCGAGCAGCTGTTGCAGGGCCGGGTTGCCGGTGTGCAGATTACGCCTGCCAGTGGTGAGCCGGGTGCCGGTATCAACGTACAAATCCGTGGCGCTACGTCGTTGCGGGCTGGTAACAACCCACTGTACGTTGTTGACGGTGTACCTCTCGATGGTGGTGACTTCAGCAGCGGTGGTGTTGACGTCGGTGCGGGTGGCACTTCGACGCCCCGTAACCCGCTGGCGTTCCTGAACCCCAACGACATTGAGAATATCTCGGTACTGAAAGACGCTTCGGCTGCTGCTATCTACGGAGCGCGGGGTGCCAACGGCGTAATCCTGATCACGACCCGTAAAGGTAAAGTAGGTCAGTCGCAGCTGAACATTTCGGCTTCGACCGCTTTCTCGAGCCCGTTGAAGCGGTACAACCTGCTCAATGCCGCTGATTTCGTTAACGGCGTAAAGGCTGCTGGTGGTAATGCATCGGATGCCGCTGTAAACGCTGGTGGCAACACCGATTGGCAGGATGTGCTTTTCCGCTCGTCGGTATCGCAGATCTACAACGCCAGCTTCGGTGGTGGTACGGAAACCACGCGATACAACTTCTCGCTGGGTTATCAAGACCAACAGGGTGTTGTTAACAAGACCGGTCAGAAGCGGATTACAGGCCGTATCAACGCGTCGCACGATCTGTTCAACCACAAAGTAACACTGGCCGTTAACGCGACGACGTCGAACATTCAGGATCAGTACACGCTGAACAACAACAACGCTGGTTATAACGGTAACATCATCGGCGCCATGATTTCGGCCAACCCGACCTACCCCGTTCGTAATGCCGATGGTACGTACTATCAGCTGGCGGGTGGTGGCTTCCGTAACCCGGCTGCGATCCTGGAGTACTACAAAGACAATGGGGTAACGAACCGCTCGTTGGCAAACGCCAGTGCTACGTGGCAGGTACTGCCCAGCGTATCGCTGAAAGCTAACTTCGGTATCGATAACTCGGTACAGACACGGAGTACGAGCATCGATTCGCGGTTGAATGCACAGCTGACGGGAACGATCATCCCGAACGTTGCCAGCGCCAACATCTTCGCCGATCCAACGACTGGCTTGGGTGGCTATGCGTATGTAAACAACCTGAACCGGTTGTCGAAACTGGTTGAATATACGGCGAACTACAACGGAACGGTTGGTCCGGGTACACTGGAAGGACTGTTGGGCTTCTCGTACCAAACCTTTGGTACACGCTCGAACTACCAGGTTGCCGGTAATTTCCCCTACAACGAAGCTGACATCAGCTATCTTGACAATATAGGCGCTGCTGCTACCAAAAACCCCGCTACGGGCGCTGCTATCACCTCGTTCGGTTCGGGTTCGGGCCGTAGCCAGAATGACCTGCAATCGTACTTTGGTCGATTGAACTACAACTTTCTGGAGAAGTATCTGGTAACGGTAACGGTTCGGGCCGATGGTTCGTCGCGTTTCGGTGTCAACAACAAGTACGGTGTGTTCCCTTCGGTTGCCGGTGCGTGGCGTCTGTCGCAGGAAAGCTTCATTCCGAAGAACATCTTCAACGACCTGAAGCTGCGTGCTAACTACGGTATCACGGGTAACCAAGATTTTGCGGGTGGTGCGTCGAAGATTATCTTCACGCGTAACGCCGACGGATCACAAACGCAGCAGAACAACCCCAACCCTGACCTGAAGTGGGAGCAGAATGCAACTGCTGGCATCGGTCTTGATTTCTCGGTTTTGAAGGGCCGTTTGGGTGGTTCGATCGACTACTATCACCGTGAAGCGACCAACACCCTGTTCCAGGTATTCTATGCACAACCTGCTCCGGTACAATACCGCTTCGTAAACTTGCCGGGCTCGATTGTCAGCACAGGTGTCGAGTTGTCGCTGAACTTCCAGGCCGTACAGACCCAGAAATTCACATGGGAAATCCAGGGTAACTTCACGACGCTGAAAAACGAGGTGAAAAACATCGGAACAACCGTAACGGTCGGTGCTATCGACGGTCAGGGTCTATCGGGCGCTTACGCCCAGCTGGTGACGAACGGCTATCCTCCGTTTGCGTTCTTCACACCGACCTTCACGGGTTACGACTCGAACGGCTACGCGACCTACGCTGACGGTGGTGCTTCGGCATACCAGGGAAGCCCCTTCCCAAAAGCTCGTCTGGGTCTGACTAACAATTTCACGTACGGTCGGTTCAACGCCAGTATTTTCTTCGACGGTCAGGTGGGTGGCTACATCTACAACAACACGGCTAATGCCCTGTTCCTGAAAGGTTCGTTGAAAAATGGCCGGAACGTAGACTATGCTGCGGCTAACTCACCAGAGAACGGTCTGAACCCCGGTTCGGTATCGTCGCGCTTCCTCGAAAAGAGCGATTTCCTGCGCCTGACGAACCTAAACATCGGTTACACGTTCAACCTGCCACAGGGTGGCTTCGCCAAGTCGCTGAACGTATCGCTGACAGGTCAGAACCTGTTCATTCTGTCGCCATACACGGGTCTAAACCCGAACGTAAACACGGTGAAAGTGCTGAACAACGTTCCATCGCTGGGTATTGATTACACGCCGTACCCAACGCCACGCACGTTTACACTGGGCCTGAACGTAGGTTTCTAG
- a CDS encoding FAD-binding and (Fe-S)-binding domain-containing protein produces the protein MNSVFFQPLAAQLDGELYDDTTQRTLYATDASAYREMPMAVAVPKTVNDLKTLLSFARHHKLPVIPRTAGTSLAGQVVGNGIVVDVSKHFTKILEINPDERWVRVQPGVIRDELNQALKPYGLYFGPETSTANRAMIGGMVGNNSCGSNSVVYRATREHTLSVKALLADGSEVEFGATSSADFAEQLATATRKNGTASLVDRILLTTNAILSDSANQAEIRRNFPKQTIERRNTGYALDALLDMAPYTADGAAFNLAKFIAGSEGTLCFLTEIKLNLVPLPPKEGGLVCVHCRSIDEALRATLVALKYQPYAVELIDDIILERADENPEQRKNSFFVQKTASDTFPIILVVDLSRDTRAEIQELADAMIAEMQTATMGYHYPVLYGEDTKKIWTLRKAGLGLLGNLPGDAKAVAVIEDTAVDVHDLPDFIREFNDILKENQMSAVHYAHVGSGEIHLRPIINLKTAEGHRQYRLIAEQIATLVKKYDGSLSGEHGDGRLRGEFIPQMVGQHNYELMRQIKHTWDPDGIFNPGKIVETPPMDTFLRYEAGQQTPDFQTYFRYENQTILQHAEQCNGSGDCRKTERSGGTMCPSYMATRNEKDTTRARANILREMLTRSDKDNRFDNKEIKEVYDLCLSCKGCKSECPSNVDVAKLKAEFLQHYYDANGVPLRSRMIANFGRLSGLASLVPWAYNGVLGTPALRRIANRTLGFHPDRTMPLLDKTTLKKWFTSRRSTVATAGNQAQKTVYLFCDEFTNFNDVPVGQKAVQLFERLGYTVIIPKHGESGRAALSKGMLKMAKQMADHNVRSLRGVITTDTPLVGLEPSAILTFRDEYPDLVDESLVADAKALSKNALTFEEFIARELDAKRIRPEQFTQETRLIKLHGHCQQKAVSSLVPGKKALSLPKNYTVQLIPSGCCGMAGSFGYEAEHYDVSMKIGELVLFPTVRQQPDDVIIAAPGTSCRHQIKDGTARKAQHPAEILFDALNND, from the coding sequence ATGAATTCTGTTTTTTTTCAGCCACTGGCCGCTCAACTGGACGGAGAGCTGTATGACGATACGACACAGCGTACGCTATACGCGACCGACGCATCGGCTTATCGGGAAATGCCCATGGCCGTAGCTGTGCCCAAAACCGTAAACGATCTCAAAACGCTGCTTTCTTTTGCCAGGCATCATAAGTTACCCGTCATCCCGCGAACCGCCGGAACATCGCTGGCCGGGCAGGTGGTGGGCAATGGTATCGTGGTCGATGTATCGAAGCATTTTACAAAAATCCTGGAAATCAACCCGGACGAACGCTGGGTGCGGGTGCAGCCGGGCGTAATTCGGGATGAGCTGAATCAGGCGTTGAAACCATACGGCTTGTATTTTGGACCGGAAACATCGACGGCAAACCGGGCCATGATCGGGGGTATGGTCGGCAATAATTCGTGCGGCTCTAATTCGGTTGTGTACCGGGCCACACGGGAGCACACATTGTCGGTAAAAGCGCTGCTCGCCGATGGTAGCGAAGTCGAATTTGGTGCAACATCGTCGGCAGATTTTGCGGAGCAACTTGCTACGGCCACTCGCAAAAACGGCACGGCTTCACTGGTGGACCGGATTCTACTGACCACGAACGCGATACTATCGGACTCAGCCAATCAGGCAGAAATTCGGCGCAACTTCCCGAAGCAGACCATCGAACGGCGTAACACGGGCTACGCGCTCGACGCGCTGCTCGACATGGCGCCTTATACCGCCGATGGGGCGGCTTTCAACTTGGCTAAATTTATTGCCGGCTCGGAAGGAACGCTTTGTTTCCTGACGGAGATCAAACTCAACCTGGTGCCACTGCCGCCGAAGGAAGGTGGGCTGGTATGCGTTCACTGCCGGTCGATCGACGAAGCACTGCGGGCAACGCTGGTGGCACTGAAGTATCAGCCGTATGCCGTCGAACTGATCGACGACATCATTCTGGAACGGGCCGACGAAAATCCGGAGCAGCGCAAAAACAGCTTTTTCGTCCAGAAAACAGCCAGCGACACCTTCCCGATCATTCTGGTCGTTGACTTATCGCGCGATACGAGAGCGGAGATTCAGGAACTGGCCGATGCGATGATTGCCGAGATGCAGACGGCGACGATGGGCTATCATTACCCGGTGCTGTACGGCGAAGACACCAAGAAAATCTGGACGCTGCGCAAAGCGGGTCTGGGTTTGCTGGGTAACCTGCCCGGCGATGCGAAAGCCGTAGCCGTTATCGAAGATACGGCCGTCGATGTGCACGACCTGCCTGACTTTATCCGCGAGTTCAACGATATCCTGAAAGAAAATCAGATGTCGGCGGTTCACTACGCCCACGTGGGTTCGGGCGAAATACACCTGCGCCCGATTATCAACCTGAAAACGGCCGAAGGGCACCGGCAGTACCGGCTAATTGCCGAACAGATTGCCACGCTGGTTAAGAAATACGACGGGTCATTGTCGGGTGAGCACGGCGACGGGCGACTGCGGGGCGAGTTCATTCCGCAAATGGTTGGTCAGCACAATTATGAGCTGATGCGGCAGATTAAGCATACGTGGGACCCCGACGGCATTTTCAACCCCGGCAAGATCGTGGAGACGCCACCGATGGATACGTTCCTGCGCTACGAAGCGGGTCAGCAGACGCCCGACTTCCAGACGTATTTCCGCTACGAAAACCAGACGATTCTCCAGCATGCCGAGCAGTGCAACGGCTCCGGCGACTGTCGGAAAACGGAGCGGTCGGGCGGGACGATGTGCCCCAGCTACATGGCAACCCGCAACGAGAAAGATACGACGCGGGCGCGGGCAAACATCCTGCGCGAAATGCTGACGCGCTCCGACAAAGACAACCGCTTCGACAACAAGGAGATCAAGGAAGTCTACGACCTGTGTCTATCGTGCAAAGGATGCAAATCGGAGTGTCCGTCGAACGTGGACGTTGCCAAGCTAAAAGCCGAGTTTTTGCAGCATTACTATGATGCTAATGGCGTACCACTTCGGTCGCGCATGATCGCCAACTTCGGGCGGCTGTCGGGTCTGGCGTCGCTGGTACCCTGGGCGTACAATGGCGTACTCGGAACCCCTGCCCTGCGCCGGATCGCGAACCGAACGCTCGGCTTCCACCCCGACCGGACGATGCCACTGCTCGACAAAACGACGTTGAAAAAATGGTTTACGTCGCGCCGGTCGACAGTAGCCACGGCTGGCAATCAGGCGCAGAAAACCGTCTACCTGTTCTGCGACGAGTTTACCAATTTCAACGATGTACCGGTTGGTCAGAAAGCCGTGCAATTATTCGAGCGGCTGGGATACACGGTCATCATACCCAAACACGGCGAAAGTGGGCGGGCGGCTCTGTCGAAAGGTATGCTGAAGATGGCGAAGCAGATGGCCGACCATAACGTTCGCAGCCTGCGTGGCGTCATCACCACCGACACACCCCTCGTCGGGCTGGAGCCGTCGGCCATTCTGACATTCCGTGATGAATATCCCGATCTGGTCGATGAATCGCTGGTTGCCGATGCTAAAGCCCTGTCGAAAAATGCGCTGACGTTTGAAGAATTTATCGCCCGCGAACTCGACGCCAAACGCATACGTCCGGAGCAGTTCACGCAGGAAACGCGGCTGATTAAATTACACGGTCACTGCCAGCAGAAGGCGGTATCGTCACTGGTGCCGGGTAAGAAAGCCCTGTCGTTACCGAAGAATTACACGGTACAGCTGATTCCGTCGGGTTGCTGCGGTATGGCTGGCTCGTTCGGATACGAAGCCGAGCACTACGATGTATCGATGAAAATCGGTGAACTGGTCCTGTTCCCGACCGTCCGGCAACAACCCGACGACGTTATCATTGCCGCACCGGGCACCTCCTGCCGCCACCAGATCAAAGACGGCACCGCCCGCAAAGCGCAACACCCCGCCGAGATCTTGTTTGACGCGCTGAATAATGATTGA